The following are encoded in a window of Primulina eburnea isolate SZY01 chromosome 4, ASM2296580v1, whole genome shotgun sequence genomic DNA:
- the LOC140830200 gene encoding uncharacterized protein yields the protein MYRHEPRDEKSSLEQMMSKFISATETRLQNHDASIKGLENQIGQLAKMITSREPGTLPINTETNPKEQVKAIVLRSGKALEKEDQREGAVDTSAYKSYKSTTAPTAQSTIAIPPPFPAALKKAKLDVQFGKFLEVFKKLHMNIHFADALMQMPSYAKVLKDILANKQKLEDHMTVNLTENCSALVQNKILPKLKDPGSFSIPCVIGDIVFRKALCDLGGSIDLMPLSVFMKLGLREPKPIRMSLQLADKSVKYPRGVIEYVLVKVDKFIFPADFVVLDMKEDVEMPLILGRPFLETGKALIDVQEGKLRLRMGNEEITFDVFTALKHTLQTDNCFRIDAVDFYV from the coding sequence ATGTATCGACATGAACCTCGAGATGAGAAATCTAgtttggagcaaatgatgtctaagttcatTTCAGCCACTGAGACTAGACTGCAAAACCATGATGCATCAATAAAGGGCTTGGAGAATCAGATAGGTCAATTGGCTAAAATGATCACAAGCAGAGAACCAGGCACCTTGCCAATCAACACGGAAACCAACCCGaaagagcaagtgaaagccATAGTGTTAAGGAGCGGAAAAGCGCTTGAAAAAGAAGATCAACGAGAGGGAGCAGTTGACACATCTGCATATAAATCTTATAAATCTACAACCgcacccactgcacaatctACAATTGCAATTCCCCCACCTTTCCCTGCAGCATTAAAAAAGGCGAAATTGGATGTgcaattcggtaagttcttAGAGGTATTCAAAAAATTGCACATGAATATTCATTTTGCTGATGCTCTGATGCAAATGCCGAGCTATGCTAAAGTCCTGAAAGACATTTTAGCTAACAAGCagaagttggaggatcacatgacggtaAACTTGACTGAGAACTGCTCTGCATTGGTACAAAACAAGATACTACCAaaactaaaagacccagggagtttttctattccttgcGTGATTGGTGATATTGTTTTTCGTAAAGCCTTGTGTGATCTTGGAGGAAGTATAGATCTTATGCCGTTATCTGTATTTATGAAACTCGGATTAAGAGAACCTAAGCCAATaaggatgtccttgcaactagcAGACAAATCTGTCAAATACCCGCGAGGAGTCATAGAGTACGTCTTGGTAAAGGTGGACAAATTCAtatttcctgcagattttgtagtaCTTGACATGAAGGAAGACGTGGAGATGCCCTTgattttggggagaccattccttgaGACTGGCAAGGCCCTGATTGATgttcaagaagggaagttgagattaaGAATGGGCAATGAAGAAATTACTTTTGACGTCTTTACTgctcttaagcacacactgcagaCCGAtaattgttttagaattgatgctgtGGATTTTTATGTGTAA